From the Toxoplasma gondii ME49 chromosome VIIa, whole genome shotgun sequence genome, one window contains:
- a CDS encoding SAP domain-containing protein (encoded by transcript TGME49_202870~Predicted trans-membrane domain (TMHMM2.0):106-129:135-158): MLHRISLLELSLRFLDTVRFSDIARCTDIGTLTHRGSRLVQRHFHLEHFAILVRRALPLPRRVVFRLSLQERRRFLLQLERNAVVATERTRDRDSLRSSFSFCRTSLSLFQCMLALLLSLSSVVWFFLFLVTSKVLLFRRIFPASPSFLCVLPLLPPFLGFRPSPTNFSRHPSLSRVSPSRLLSRAFVSFTSFTVESLSPESLSPSRRSFLSLLFSPVFPVLLCFLKMPSAEGNAATQGASYASMKVQELKDLLSQRGLPTTGKKTDLVERLLQADVAAGSEKAAPLAVDASLLSSAPLEAAHADAHAGGLELSGSFEAKEAAFLEGLSESGAAALSAEGSAGAKAACGVPAGSTEKPAGQAPAIENIKITQSMTEEERRALRKAKFGTKTDDEKKLDRARRFGLSVPELEEEKKRLRAERFGSASGAAKTSSIQSLPVDKLEEERRRKRAERFGIVSEEEKKRKRAERFGVTSEEEKLAKRLQRFSSPASGTASSPAPPVKVTGA, translated from the exons ATGCTTCACAGGATCTCTCTTCTTGAGTTGTCCCTCCGTTTTCTGGACACAGTCCGCTTCTCTGACATCGCCCGGTGTACAGACATCGGAACGCTAACCCACCGCGGGAGCCGTCTGGTGCAACGCCATTTTCACTTAGAACATTTTGCTATTCTCGTTCGCcgcgctcttcctctgccgAGACGCGTTGTGTTCCGCTTGTCTCTTCAAGAAAGgaggcgttttctcttgcaGCTAGAAAGGAACGCGGTCGtagcgacagagaggacgcgagacagagattCCCTCcgctcgtctttttctttttgtcgcacgtctctctctctgttccagTGTATGctggcgcttcttctctctttgagCTCCGTTGTGtggtttttcttgtttcttgtcACCTCCAAAGTTCTACTCTTTCGCCGCATCTTCCCTGCCTCTccgtcctttctctgcgttcttcccctcctcccTCCTTTCCTCGGTTTTCGTCCCTCCCCCACAAACTTCTCTCGACATCCCTCCCTCTCGCgagtctctccgtctcggcttctctcccgggcgtttgtctccttcacCTCGTTTACTGTCGAGTCCCTGTCTCCTGAgagcctctcgccttctcggcggtcttttctctccctgctcttttctccagttttccctgttcttctctgtttcctcaaAATGCCGAGCGCAGAGGGTAATGCGGCGACGCAGGGCGCCTCTTATGCGTCGATGAAAGTCCAGGAACTCAAGGACCTTCTCAGCCAAAGAGGTCTGCCCACGACTGGAAAAAAG acGGACTTGGTCGAGCGCCTGCTCCAGGCAGATGTGGCGGCGGGGTCTGAGAAGGCCGCGCCTCTGGCCGTTgacgcttcgcttctttcctcggcGCCTCTTGaggctgcgcatgcagacgcgcatgcagggggGCTGGAACTCTCTGGGAGCttcgaggcgaaggaggcggccTTCTTGGAAGGTCTCTCGGAGTCGGGAGCCGCGGCTCTGTCTGCCGAAGGCTCGGCAGGCGCCAAGGCCGCTTGCGGGGTGCCTGCAGGGTCGACGGAAAAGCCAGCAGGCCAGGCTCCGGCAATTGAAAACATCAAAATCA CGCAGTCGATGACGGAGGAGGAACGTCGGGCTCTGCGGAAGGCCAAATTCG GTACGAAGACTGAcgacgaaaagaaactcGACCGAGCGAGACGCTTCGGTCTGTCCGTCCCCgaactggaggaagagaaaaagcgactcCGAGCTGAACGGTTCGGCAGTGCCTCCGGTGCAGCTAAGACCAGCAGCATCCAGAGTCTG CCGGTGGACAAattggaagaagagagaagaagaaaacgggcGGAAAGATTTGGCATTGTCAGTGAG gaggagaagaagaggaaacgtgCAGAGCGATTTGGAGTGACATCTGAGGAGGAGAAGTTGGCGAAGCGTCTCCAGAGGTTTTCGAGCCCAGCTAGCGGCACCGCATCGTCGCCAGCGCCTCCTGTAAAGGTTACCGGCGCCTGA
- a CDS encoding hypothetical protein (encoded by transcript TGME49_202860~Signal peptide predicted by SignalP 2.0 HMM (probability 0.525) with cleavage site probability 0.451 at residue 25~Predicted trans-membrane domain (TMHMM2.0):93-116:130-153), whose amino-acid sequence MRRRVPCLQAWRVLSSVATQRSTLAIPVFDSRFCRSCVRVFLVLDIKPCAVSLYSKCSAGRRFGTLSKSRTFDVVPSVQPAHAHASHASHAYIYIYIYIYIYIHTCICVCTDFGSMYMVFVFFQISIRLDVGIHVHTDISLCTLYAFVHLYGNRCEDFDVGTRTWRVALDKGGS is encoded by the coding sequence ATGCGTAGACGCGTACCTTGCCTGCAGGCGTGGAGAGTCCTCTCGAGTGTAGCGACTCAAAGATCCACTTTGGCCATTCCAGTTTTTGACAgtcgtttctgtcgctcttgtgttcgcgttttccttgtTCTAGATATCAAGCCTTGTGCTGTTTCTCTGTATAGCAAATGTTCTGCGGGAAGGCGCTTCGGTACATTGTCGAAATCCCGGACCTTTGACGTAGTGCCATCCGTGCAGCCggcacatgcacatgcatctcATGCATCTCATGcatacatctacatatatatatatatatacatatatatacatacatgcatatgtgtgtgtacggATTTTGGGAGTATGTACATGGTTTTCGTGTTCTTTCAGATCTCTATACGTCTAGATGTGGgtatacatgtgcatacaGATATAAGTTTGTGTACTCTATATGCATTTGTACATTTATACGGAAATAGATGTGAGGATTTCGATGTGGGTACCCGAACGTGGAGAGTCGCTTTGGACAAGGGAGGCTCGTAG